From Candidatus Culexarchaeum yellowstonense:
AGGGAAGCATTGAACTTAGAGAAGCAATAATGAATACTTATCAAGCAAAGCTGAACGTGGATAACATACTCGTAACCCATGGAAGCGTAGAAGCAAACCTATTGGTAACATTATCGCAAGTGAAAAGTGGAGACAAAGTAATACTGGAGAAGCCAAACTACATGCAAATACATGGATTAACAGAATGGATTGGAGCAAAACAAAACTTCATATGGAGGAAGAGGGAAAACGATTTCAAAATAGATTTAACGGAACTCATAAACTTAATGAGAAGGGAGAAGCCTAAAGCAATATTCCTAACAAACCCAAACAACCCCACAGGACAATATCTAACCACAAAGGAATTGGAAGAAGTATATGTTGAAGCGGAAAGGTTAAATGCAAAGGTTATTGTGGATGAAGTCTACCTTGGAACAGAACATGAAGATGATAAGTTAAAGAGCATAGCGGATATAGGATTTGAAAGTGGAAACTTTATAGCTACATCAGGATTATCAAAGGCATACGGACTCCCAGGACTTAGAATCGGATGGATAATAGCTGGGGAAAGGGAGATAGAGAGGATGTGGAGCTTAAAGGATTACACAACAATAGCACCATCAAAGATAAGTGATAAAATAGCATCCAAATGCCTACAACCACAAGCAAGAATGAAGATACTGGAAAGAACGAAAAGGATATTGAATGAGAATGTGAAAATCCTAAAAGAAGCTTCCAAAAACCTAGAGAAAATTAGAGTGCATATGCCGAAGGCTGGAGCAATATTCCTAATGGAATTCATAGATAGAAGTGACGATGAAGAGATATGTGAAGAACTATTCAGAGAATATGGGATACTAATATGCCCAGGATCCACATTCGATTTAAAGGGGTTTGCAAGAGTTGGCATGGGAGCTAAACCAGAATTATTCAAAGAAAGACTGGAAATATTGAAACAATCCATTACAAAAATACTCTCAAAGGAGAAAGGTTAAAGCATATAAGCACATATGCAAACTTTGATTTAATGGTGTGAATAATGAGTCTTGAGTGGAGGATAAGTAGACTGATATGGGAGTACACTGCGAAGGATTGGGTGGAAAACATTATAAAAAATGATGTTACAATAGTTGGGGCAGGACCCTCCGGATTAACAGCCTCAAAATATCTAGCGGAAAAAGGTTTGAAAACCGTGATTATAGAGAAGAGGCTCAGCTTTGGTGGAGGGATTGGCGGAGGCGGAATGCTACTACACAAAGTTGTTGTGGGTGAAGAGGCAAAACAGATACTGGATGAAATGAACATTAAAGCTGTTAAAGCAGATGAAGGACTCTATGTTGTAGACACATATGAATTAATGACGAAACTAGCTTACAACGCCATTGAAGCTGGTGCAAAGATAGTATATGGACTCCAAGTGGATGACGTGATATATAGGGATAACCCACCAAGAATAACTGGCGTAGTAGTATTGTGGTCGGCAATACCCCTATCCGGATTACATGTAGACCCACTATTCATAGAATCAAAAGCAGTTGTAGATGCAACTGGACATGAAGCACAAGTAATATCCATAGCTTCAAAGAAGAATCCATCACTAAACATAAGCGTGATGGGGGAGAGATCAGCATACGCAGAACTTGCAGAGAAGCTTGTGGTAGACTACACTGGGAGAATCATACCAGGACTCTACGCAACAGGAATGTCAGTTGCAGCCATATACAACCTACCAAGAATGGGACCAATATTTGGAGGAATGCTACTATCAGGGAAAAAGATTGCAGAAATAATATACAACGACATCAAGAAAACCCAATAAACAATAAAGGAAGTTATAACAAAAACATAAAAAAAAGAAGTTTTATGTTTTCAGTATAATGGCCCAGCATGGCAAACTATAATCAGCATTAACAGTCCTATAAACCTTAATATAATATACCGAAACGGTATAACCACTCTCACAATAAACTATTACTGTAGCATCTACTGCATACCCACTCTTTAGAACTAAACACACATCAATTGAGACTACCAATGATACTGGCAAATAATCTAATGGTATGGTACGCACAAACCCAAACCCGGGAAGCGCAAACTGTGTACTTACATCTTCACGAAGCTTAACATCAGTTGTAGGATTTGCAGGGTATAAACCCTGCCCAGGAGAGCTCTTCAAAAATTGTTCAGTACCACCAATGTCGTCAACACCTTTAGTAGTATCTAGGGAATCCGGAAGATGATAACGTATGTATACCCTATGCTCCCTATAAAGTTCACCGCCATCAGCAGGCTCCTCATACTCCCAACACTCATAAGTAAATGTGACTAAACATGAAATATAGTTAACGCTACTCTGCGGAACATTAAATAAGAGTGTTTTCTCACTTTGTGATGTAACCCAACTTATCTCCTTATCAACTTTCCATGGAATTATTATTGTACCACTATATTTTAAAGTGACTGAGAACGTGCATTTGAAAGCTATCTCCTCATATTTATTCATAGTATAATCAACGGTAGCCGTGGTATGGGGGTCTGTAGCCACTTTGAATAATGTTTCTCTTAGTGATTCCTCCTTGCTGTATACTAGTGTGGCCCATGGAGGGGCTTGTTGTTTGTAGTTAACTGTGGAGGCAAGTGCACCTTCAACCTTAAGGAGCCTATCCTTCAGCTCTACCATTGTGCTGGTGATCAGTGGGCCAATGGTTTTTAATGGTAATTTCACGGATCCAGTTCCAAAGTACTTGTATTCCCCAACCCTCCCTATGACGGTTATGTAGAATCCTGGACTAATTTGTATGGCTTTTTGAACGGAATTCCAATTAATTATTGGTTTGATTACCTCTCCTATTGAGAATTCAAATGTTGCCATTCCTTGATTATCTGTAGAGGCCACTGCCATTAGGCGGGTTCCATTCGGGGTTACTGCAAAAACGTATACATTGGCATCGCTAACGGCTTTATCATCCTTAACCACAAGGACGGCCAAATGAATTGTGTTAAGCTCCTTTCCTACAACAATTGCACCATACAATGAGACTATGAAGAGCAATATGATAATTATAGTTCTCAAATTCGATTTTATAATAAACATTACGGATCCCAAAAATTTTAGTTTGAATTCAAGTATATATATCGCTAGCTAAAGCGATTAAGGTTTAAAAAAAGATTGGTTTTGAGTAGCCGATGTTGGATTGTTTTACCAGTTTATTTCTGGTCTTAGGTTTAGGTAGTATGCTATGTTGGCTTTACCGTTTATTACTGGTTTAATTTTACCTTTGCTTGAGGTTAGTATAGTTGTTACTCCTGGACCGTGGCCTGCAATATATGAATTTGTGTGTACAACTACGCCTATGGTTACAGCCCCCCTCCTATAAATTCTACCGTAAGTGCTATCTGCATCCATTATTGCAACTATGTCTCCAAGTCTCAGTGTGGATAAATTATGCTTCTTAACAGTTTCCTCATCGAATAATGTTATGTCGTAATCTCCACTGTATGTTTGATTGCTACCTAAACCGGAACCCATTATCCCAGCTGGAATTATATGTGTAACTCCAACTACGAGGCAATCTCCCTCAACGGATAGGTTCATCTTCATTAGTAGTGATGGATCTATATTCATTACTGTGATGTCTGGGAAGTCTAGGAGTTTTAATCCTTGACCGAAGGCTTTAACTTGAACTTTATCCCCTATAACCAGTTTATCCAAAACTTCCGGTGGGAAATCCACCATAACATGTTCTATTCCACCATGCTTACCAGTGATGTATCCAATTGCCCCCTTAGCTTCCCCACTAACAACTCTAGCCTCATTACCAATACATGATAGAACGTTCAATGCATTATTAGGCCCTTCAGGGTTACCTGGGTAGCTGGATAAATTCTTTATGCTAACACCAGGCTCCACGTGATCTGCAACCCAATTGACAGCTGAATCTCCAACGCGAACATTATACCTTATCCCACCAACCCCTGGGCACACTATCAATTGGCCGAAAGCTGAAATGTTGTATGGTGGATACCTGAATACTGGGCTTGCCACTTCACCTATCACAGAAACTTTAACAAGCCTATCAACATTGGTTTTCAAATTCATTTAGATCACCATTAAGAATTATTATTGTTTACCAAATTTAAAGGATTCCACATTCAACTTTACACCATAAGATTCAATGCTCACAATATCCTCCAATGAAACTCTAGTGGATGTGCGTTCATGCGCCGGATATCCAAGGGTAATTGCACATACAACCCTAAACTTGTCTGGGATGTTTAGGATCCTCTTAAACTCACTTTCAAAGGGTGTGAATTGGACGCCAATCCAACATGAACCCAACCCTTCAGAGAAGGCTGTTAAAAGGATGTTTTGAACTGCTGCACCAGCATCATTCTGCCAGAATACTGGAGACTTCTCAGGGTCTGCTAAGACAACTATAACCACTGGGCTGGAGGCCATATGCTTACCATAAGGATGTATGCTTGCAAGCTTCTCACGAACAGATTTATCCCTAACAATTATGAAGTGCCATGGCTGTGAATTGTGAGCTGATGGAGCCCACCTAGCAGCTTCCAAACACTTCAAAACCTTCTCAGGCTCCACAGGCTTATCCAAATACCTCCTAATACTCCTCCTCTTCAATATGGCTTCCAAGACATCCATGATAAAACTATTTCCTAGACAACCTATATAAACGTTAATATGACGCTAAAAGCGGTATTCCACTCTAACCCCCTCAGATGGACGTGAATAGAATGCCATTGGAAATCCACGATCAATACAGGCTTTACAAACCCTTTCCGCAGAACCCTCATCCCTAACTAAACCGATAATAGCTCCACCAAGCCCAGCTCCAGAAATCTTAGCTCCCAAAGCACCATTATCAATCATAACCCTCCTAATATCCTCAAGTATTGGTAGACTAACATCATAGTAATCCCTCAAAAGTTCATGCTGATAATTAACTATTAAACCAAGCAAACTCAATTTATCTTCAAAATCCACATGACACTCTAAATTCATGAGGCTACTAAGATCTTCAAATCTAGGTTTAATGACCCCCTTAATTAAATTCACAGCGTAAATCGTGGATTTATTCATTTTAATTGTGAATATGAGTCTATTGGCAAGCTTTTTGGGTATGGAATTCAAGTATGGTTTGAGATCTTCCTCAGAAATTAAATGCCATGAAACTCTATCATAGGATGTTGAAAGCTTAGACTTCAGATTCTCATCAACACCAACCTCAAATAACAATATCCTTAAAGCTTCATTAAGCTCAGCCTGTCTAACTGGGTGAACATTGAAAATCCTCCTATGAACTCCTGAATCCACAACCACGAAAACTAAGTCTTCATGGGGTAGATGCTCAATGGTGCATGGAGGCTTAGGATCTAGGAGAACTACTCCACCATAAGAACATGCATACTGATCCAATCTACCACAAGGAATACCCATAACATCATGCTCAGCGAAGTAAGCCAATTCAGCAATCCTATGCCTATCTAGATTCAACCCATAAATTTCGGATACAAGCTTAATTATTGAAACTTCAAGGGCAGCACTACTTGCAAGACCGGAACCCATGGGTATTTCACTCCACAAAACAATATTAATGCCATTTAGTTTGAAGCCGAAAACATCCATAGACTTGAAAACAGCTCTAACATAATCCCCAAACCATCCACCACCAATAAGATTGAAATCACCAATACTGAAACTATCAAAACCATTGGGAATATTTAGTGAAGTGAAATTTACAACTCCACCACAACCCCTAACACCAGCCACATAACATCTAAGATTAATGGCAACTGGAACTACTGGTAAACCCTTATAATCTTGATGGGTATTCAGGAAGTCAACTCTACCAGGACTGGATACTAAAACTGGTTTAAAATTTGCATTGGAGGGGAGATGTGAAATCAATTTACGGCGAATTTCACTTGCATCCACAATAATGATATAAGGTGAAGTTTTATAGAAATTTATTGTGAATGATATGGAGTTGGAGAAGATTGATTTGGATAAATTCTATTTGATATTGCATCCAAGACCAGCATATGTTATAGGTTCTGGGAAGTTTGGTGAGAAAGTGAATTTCATGGCTGCAAGCTGGGTTACACCCATGGGTGAAGAACCCCCACTAGTCTGCGTAGCCATAGGTAAGGGGAGTTTGACCAATGAATTGATACGTGAGTATAGGCAGTTTTCAGTGAACATACTTCCAATAGATAGAGTCAACGAACTATACACAGTTGGAACTGTTAGTGGTAGGGAGATGGATAAAACCAAGATATTGAAGGCTGTGGAGGGTGATGAATTAACAGTTCCAATAGTTGAAGATGCCATAGCAGTCCTCGAATGTGAATTATGGGATAAAGTTGAATCAAATGATGTCACACTATTTATAGGGCAAGTTGTAAATGCAAAGGCAAACCCAAAATACTTCAACCAGAAAACGGGATGGAATATTAGGGATAACCCAGTACCATTACACAATTGGGGTAAAGGCTTCCATAGAGTAGGCCAATTCATAATGGCAAAAACACTAGAGAAACATGAAACAAAATGATTAAAGAAATATTGCAGTAAAAACAATTTCACTTTCAATTTATTTTGAAAACTTTAATGGCATTCTCCCCCAGAATCATCTTCTCTTCTTCCCCGCTTACCCCCAACTGCTTCACTCTCCAAACAGCATTTTCAATATCAGTTATTTGGTGTGGGAAATCTGTTCCAAGCATTATTTTATTGGCACCGAGAAACGCACATGAAAACTTTAATATATTGTTGTTGTAGCATATGGAGTCAAAATATATATTTTTGAGATATGCTGATGCTGGCTTATTAATAACCTTCTTAGCTTCAGGGTATGCCTGAATACAAGTATCTATTCTACCAATAATGTATGGTAAAACCCCTCCAAGATGTGCAACAACAATCTTCAGTGAAGGAAACCTCTCCATAACTCCACTTAAAATTAACCTTAAAACTGCTAAGCTGGTGTCCACTGGAAAACCGAACATTGGCACAATCCTATAATCCTCCATGAACTTGAAGTTTATTGGGGATGTGGGATGTATGAATAATGGGAAACCCAGCCTTTCAGCTTCACCATATATGGGCCAGAATTCCCTTGAATCAAGAGGTTTACCATTAATGTTTGAGAATATTATGGCACCATTCAGCCCCAAATCCAAAATTGCCCTCCTAAATTCCTCCAAAGCCATTTCTGGGGATTGCAATGGTAAGATTGCAAGAGCCCTAAACCTATCCGGATACTTTTCAACAATCTCTGAAAACGAATCATTAACTATTTTAGCCAATTTAACCCCCCTATCCACAGGTTCCCTTTCAACGCCAGGAGTGGTTAAAGTTAGTATTTGCATATCTATACCATACTTATCCATAACCTTAATCCTCTCCAAGACATCAATGTGCGGTTTAACCACCACATTGTAATCCCCCTCATACCTTATGATCAAATTTCCATGCTCATTGAAGTCGATGGATGCGTAGCCTCCACCAATCTTCAATTCTTCAATATATTGTGGTGGGTAGAAGTGATTGTGAACATCAATGTTCATTTCAACTCAACCCATAATCTATAAATTATATTCTCCCCATCATATCAATTATCTTAACTATATGTTTAATGCCAAGCTTGAAATCTTCCAATCTTATATTCTCGTTTGGCGAGTGGTTGTTGGATTCATGATATCCCACGCCCACGGAGATCATTGGTATTTTAAGCTCATTTACGAAGAGATACATTGGACCACTACCAGAGGATATTGGGTAGACTATGGGCTCTAAACCATAAATCTCCCTTGCCGAAGATAAAGCCACTTTAACTATCTCAGCTTTCAAATCAGTTTTTGCAGCTTCATACCCAGATAATAGTGAGACTTCAATATCGTTGAAACCATACTTATCCATATGCCTCTTAAGCTTCTCCAAAAGACTTTGACAAGTTAATCCAGGTGGAAGTCTGAAATCCACTTTAGCCATGGCATGGCTTGGTATTATCGTCTTTGAACCTTGACCAATGTATCCTGAATACAGCCCATCAATATTGCAAGTTGGATTGAATAGCATGGATTTTAAAGCTTCAAACCCCCTAATGCCACCCACAAACCCCCTTATACCAAGCCTCTTGATAATCTCTTCATCATTGAATGGTATGCTCTTTAAAAGCTCCTCATCCTCCCTCTCAACTGGCTTTAGATCGTCATAGAACCCATCTATCAATATCCTACCATCATCACTACGCAAACTATTCAAGAAGTATATGAGCCTCCAAGCGGGGTTAGGTATGATGGCAGCTTCACCACTATGAACATCCACCCTCGGACCCTTCACCCTAAATTCAAAGTATGCAATACCCCTAACACCCAATGTAATAACTGGACGGCCACTCACATCCCTATAACCAAACTCCCATATACCAGCATCCGCTGAAAACATGTTACCATAACTCTTAACATAGCTTGGAAGTGAGGGGCTTCCAATCTCCTCCTCCCCCTCAACAACAAATTTAACTGCTATGGGTAAGTCGCCAAAAACATTCAACATGGACTCCACAGCCTTCAATCTTGCAATTATATTCCCCTTATTATCCGCAACACCCCTAGCAAATATCTTCCCATCCCTTATACTTGGCTCAAATGGCGGTGTCACCCACAAATCCAGTGGATCTGGCGGCTGAACGTCATAATGATTATAGAATAGTAGCGTCTTCTTGTAGGATCTAGGCTTATACTCCGCATATAATAGTGGATTACCCTTATCCACGTTCAAAACCCTAACGTTTAAACCAGCATCCTCAAACATAACCCTAAGCTTATCCACAGCCTCCACTATACCAACATTCTGAGCTGCAATGGATGGAATCCTACAAATCTCCCTCAAATCAGATATGAACTTCTCAAAATTCTCATCAATATAATTGAAAACCGTGTTAAGCATGAAAATATTTTGAAATAAATAGTTTTTAAAGGTTTGGTAGCTTATGGTGTTATGGAACGCTTAAAGTTGGTTAGAGATCTACATCCATCCTCAGTGCACACCACAGTATCCTCTATTCTAACCCCAAACTCACCCTTCAAATATATTCCAGGCTCCACTGTGAAAACCATACCAGGCTTCAATTCCAGCCCACTCCCCTTAACGAGGTATGGCGGTTCATGAACTTGCAATCCAACTCCATGACCAAGCCTATGCGTAAAGTACTTACCAAAACCTTCACCTTCAATAATACTCCTAGCAAAGAAATCAGCTTCACCACATGTTACGCCAGGTTTAATTTTGCCAATAGCATACCTATTAGCCCTATAGACTATATCCCAAACTTTACTCTGAAATTCACTGGGTGAACCAAAAACTACGGTTCTAGTTATGTCTGAGAAGTATCCATTAACAGAGCAACCAGCATCTATTAAAACAACATCCCCCCTCCTCAACTTTGAAATTCCAGAGTATCCATGAGGGAGAGCCGACTTTGCTCCAAATAGGACTGTGGAGAATTGCGGTGTAGCTCCAAGCTCCCTCATCTTAGATGCACAAATATGGCTTAACTCAAGCTCAGTAACACCTTCAGATAGGCTTTGAAAGACTGTTTCAACAGCCTTATCAGATATTTCACATGCCCTCCTAATATTCTCCAATTCCCATTCACTCTTAA
This genomic window contains:
- a CDS encoding M20/M25/M40 family metallo-hydrolase — translated: MLNTVFNYIDENFEKFISDLREICRIPSIAAQNVGIVEAVDKLRVMFEDAGLNVRVLNVDKGNPLLYAEYKPRSYKKTLLFYNHYDVQPPDPLDLWVTPPFEPSIRDGKIFARGVADNKGNIIARLKAVESMLNVFGDLPIAVKFVVEGEEEIGSPSLPSYVKSYGNMFSADAGIWEFGYRDVSGRPVITLGVRGIAYFEFRVKGPRVDVHSGEAAIIPNPAWRLIYFLNSLRSDDGRILIDGFYDDLKPVEREDEELLKSIPFNDEEIIKRLGIRGFVGGIRGFEALKSMLFNPTCNIDGLYSGYIGQGSKTIIPSHAMAKVDFRLPPGLTCQSLLEKLKRHMDKYGFNDIEVSLLSGYEAAKTDLKAEIVKVALSSAREIYGLEPIVYPISSGSGPMYLFVNELKIPMISVGVGYHESNNHSPNENIRLEDFKLGIKHIVKIIDMMGRI
- a CDS encoding nitroreductase family protein, with product MDVLEAILKRRSIRRYLDKPVEPEKVLKCLEAARWAPSAHNSQPWHFIIVRDKSVREKLASIHPYGKHMASSPVVIVVLADPEKSPVFWQNDAGAAVQNILLTAFSEGLGSCWIGVQFTPFESEFKRILNIPDKFRVVCAITLGYPAHERTSTRVSLEDIVSIESYGVKLNVESFKFGKQ
- a CDS encoding aminotransferase class I/II-fold pyridoxal phosphate-dependent enzyme, coding for MIDLREFRLERWQSLRETKAKILLSESGVEPLSIGELKEIIGEPILEDEFTIGYGWTKGSIELREAIMNTYQAKLNVDNILVTHGSVEANLLVTLSQVKSGDKVILEKPNYMQIHGLTEWIGAKQNFIWRKRENDFKIDLTELINLMRREKPKAIFLTNPNNPTGQYLTTKELEEVYVEAERLNAKVIVDEVYLGTEHEDDKLKSIADIGFESGNFIATSGLSKAYGLPGLRIGWIIAGEREIERMWSLKDYTTIAPSKISDKIASKCLQPQARMKILERTKRILNENVKILKEASKNLEKIRVHMPKAGAIFLMEFIDRSDDEEICEELFREYGILICPGSTFDLKGFARVGMGAKPELFKERLEILKQSITKILSKEKG
- a CDS encoding DUF4438 domain-containing protein, with the protein product MNLKTNVDRLVKVSVIGEVASPVFRYPPYNISAFGQLIVCPGVGGIRYNVRVGDSAVNWVADHVEPGVSIKNLSSYPGNPEGPNNALNVLSCIGNEARVVSGEAKGAIGYITGKHGGIEHVMVDFPPEVLDKLVIGDKVQVKAFGQGLKLLDFPDITVMNIDPSLLMKMNLSVEGDCLVVGVTHIIPAGIMGSGLGSNQTYSGDYDITLFDEETVKKHNLSTLRLGDIVAIMDADSTYGRIYRRGAVTIGVVVHTNSYIAGHGPGVTTILTSSKGKIKPVINGKANIAYYLNLRPEINW
- a CDS encoding amidohydrolase encodes the protein MNIDVHNHFYPPQYIEELKIGGGYASIDFNEHGNLIIRYEGDYNVVVKPHIDVLERIKVMDKYGIDMQILTLTTPGVEREPVDRGVKLAKIVNDSFSEIVEKYPDRFRALAILPLQSPEMALEEFRRAILDLGLNGAIIFSNINGKPLDSREFWPIYGEAERLGFPLFIHPTSPINFKFMEDYRIVPMFGFPVDTSLAVLRLILSGVMERFPSLKIVVAHLGGVLPYIIGRIDTCIQAYPEAKKVINKPASAYLKNIYFDSICYNNNILKFSCAFLGANKIMLGTDFPHQITDIENAVWRVKQLGVSGEEEKMILGENAIKVFKIN
- a CDS encoding Xaa-Pro peptidase family protein, which gives rise to MIDLFKARCDEIVGKLEGEGIDGLLLFPGANLYYFTGVSIGLSERLTAAYICANEDSFILVPKLEEELRGQRTWISRIEVWDEDEDAIEILSKLIVECKPRFGVIGLCEDAPWGWVNRLQSKLNGVHFIDVSSMVYGMRMIKSEWELENIRRACEISDKAVETVFQSLSEGVTELELSHICASKMRELGATPQFSTVLFGAKSALPHGYSGISKLRRGDVVLIDAGCSVNGYFSDITRTVVFGSPSEFQSKVWDIVYRANRYAIGKIKPGVTCGEADFFARSIIEGEGFGKYFTHRLGHGVGLQVHEPPYLVKGSGLELKPGMVFTVEPGIYLKGEFGVRIEDTVVCTEDGCRSLTNFKRSITP
- a CDS encoding GHMP kinase; amino-acid sequence: MDASEIRRKLISHLPSNANFKPVLVSSPGRVDFLNTHQDYKGLPVVPVAINLRCYVAGVRGCGGVVNFTSLNIPNGFDSFSIGDFNLIGGGWFGDYVRAVFKSMDVFGFKLNGINIVLWSEIPMGSGLASSAALEVSIIKLVSEIYGLNLDRHRIAELAYFAEHDVMGIPCGRLDQYACSYGGVVLLDPKPPCTIEHLPHEDLVFVVVDSGVHRRIFNVHPVRQAELNEALRILLFEVGVDENLKSKLSTSYDRVSWHLISEEDLKPYLNSIPKKLANRLIFTIKMNKSTIYAVNLIKGVIKPRFEDLSSLMNLECHVDFEDKLSLLGLIVNYQHELLRDYYDVSLPILEDIRRVMIDNGALGAKISGAGLGGAIIGLVRDEGSAERVCKACIDRGFPMAFYSRPSEGVRVEYRF
- a CDS encoding flavin reductase family protein; translation: MELEKIDLDKFYLILHPRPAYVIGSGKFGEKVNFMAASWVTPMGEEPPLVCVAIGKGSLTNELIREYRQFSVNILPIDRVNELYTVGTVSGREMDKTKILKAVEGDELTVPIVEDAIAVLECELWDKVESNDVTLFIGQVVNAKANPKYFNQKTGWNIRDNPVPLHNWGKGFHRVGQFIMAKTLEKHETK
- a CDS encoding sulfide-dependent adenosine diphosphate thiazole synthase — translated: MSLEWRISRLIWEYTAKDWVENIIKNDVTIVGAGPSGLTASKYLAEKGLKTVIIEKRLSFGGGIGGGGMLLHKVVVGEEAKQILDEMNIKAVKADEGLYVVDTYELMTKLAYNAIEAGAKIVYGLQVDDVIYRDNPPRITGVVVLWSAIPLSGLHVDPLFIESKAVVDATGHEAQVISIASKKNPSLNISVMGERSAYAELAEKLVVDYTGRIIPGLYATGMSVAAIYNLPRMGPIFGGMLLSGKKIAEIIYNDIKKTQ